One region of Metallosphaera sedula DSM 5348 genomic DNA includes:
- a CDS encoding TGS domain-containing protein, producing MVTNLPAEAKTKWLRVMDAKTPEEKIKAIQDFLSSVPKHKGTENLVYWAKRRLSELREESEKQRRKSKGGGLSFFVEKEGAGQVLVLGREELKNPLVRRLTNVKQDPKDYPVPAMTFFEDAPIQLVNPPQIILDSRLIVSKLLGLARNADSILFVVEDQEEFTRMREFLENNNILLGKPKGKVIIERFRSSKEGLRIVMMGKLIGTTEDQVKDYLREFGIKSAVVKIVGEVTLDDVEKSLFEAITFKPAVVASVRPFQVPGIPVVNVADLDALRRELYLSLDVIRIYTKEPMEEPTKDPMFMKRGSTVMDVAQKLHSQLSENFKYARVWGKSARFPGQRVGEDHVLEDKDIVEIHVR from the coding sequence GTGGTCACTAACCTTCCTGCCGAGGCTAAGACCAAATGGCTAAGAGTGATGGACGCTAAGACACCTGAAGAGAAGATTAAGGCTATACAGGATTTCCTGAGTAGCGTACCTAAACATAAGGGAACCGAGAACCTGGTCTACTGGGCCAAGAGAAGACTATCTGAACTCAGGGAGGAAAGCGAGAAACAGAGGAGAAAGTCTAAGGGGGGAGGTCTGTCCTTTTTCGTGGAAAAGGAAGGGGCAGGTCAGGTCCTCGTGCTGGGGAGGGAGGAACTTAAGAATCCCCTGGTGCGCAGGCTCACCAACGTAAAACAGGATCCTAAAGATTACCCCGTGCCCGCCATGACTTTCTTTGAGGACGCACCAATTCAGCTGGTCAATCCTCCTCAGATTATCCTGGATTCTAGGCTCATAGTAAGTAAGCTCCTTGGGTTAGCCAGGAATGCAGACTCTATCCTTTTCGTCGTAGAAGACCAGGAGGAATTCACTAGGATGAGGGAGTTTCTAGAGAATAACAATATCCTTCTGGGGAAACCAAAGGGAAAGGTCATAATAGAGAGATTCAGGAGCTCCAAGGAGGGACTCAGGATAGTTATGATGGGAAAATTGATTGGAACAACCGAGGACCAGGTCAAGGATTACCTTCGAGAGTTCGGTATTAAGTCTGCTGTGGTCAAGATAGTGGGAGAGGTTACCCTGGATGACGTAGAGAAATCTCTCTTTGAAGCAATTACCTTTAAGCCTGCGGTAGTGGCCTCTGTTAGACCGTTCCAAGTTCCGGGAATACCAGTTGTTAACGTGGCCGACTTAGACGCCCTGAGAAGGGAACTATATCTCAGCCTTGATGTGATAAGGATTTACACCAAGGAGCCCATGGAGGAACCTACGAAGGATCCAATGTTCATGAAGAGAGGGTCAACTGTCATGGACGTTGCCCAGAAGCTCCACAGCCAACTTTCCGAGAACTTCAAATATGCTAGGGTATGGGGGAAGTCAGCAAGGTTCCCTGGGCAGAGAGTAGGAGAGGACCACGTATTAGAGGACAAGGATATTGTGGAAATACATGTTAGGTAA
- the rnhB gene encoding ribonuclease HII produces MRIGIDEAGRGCLIGPMVVVGVALNERSIVALKQSGVKDSKKLTRKKREELFDLILSESEGVAVAKALPEEIDNNNLNSLTYTKVIEIIDALSWLNPEVVTVDKVGKEIEVIRAIEDLGFKPNVVHKADELFVEASSASIVAKVIRDRLIESLKKEFGDFGSGYPSDRKTVQWVLDLVSRGEEPPNIIRRSWKLLLKYAPGFYVNKVS; encoded by the coding sequence ATGAGGATAGGGATAGATGAAGCAGGGAGAGGATGCCTAATTGGACCTATGGTAGTTGTAGGGGTTGCCTTGAACGAGAGGTCTATTGTAGCTCTGAAGCAGAGTGGAGTTAAGGATAGTAAGAAACTTACTCGTAAGAAAAGGGAGGAACTATTTGACCTGATACTCTCTGAAAGCGAGGGAGTAGCTGTAGCCAAGGCTCTTCCCGAGGAGATCGACAACAACAACCTGAATTCGTTGACCTACACGAAAGTGATAGAGATTATTGATGCGCTATCTTGGCTCAACCCTGAAGTTGTAACAGTGGACAAGGTGGGGAAAGAAATCGAGGTGATAAGAGCGATAGAGGATCTAGGGTTCAAACCTAACGTTGTACACAAGGCTGATGAGCTATTTGTTGAGGCTAGCTCTGCCAGCATTGTTGCTAAGGTAATAAGGGATAGGTTAATAGAGTCATTAAAGAAGGAATTCGGGGACTTTGGGAGTGGGTACCCATCTGACAGGAAAACCGTTCAATGGGTACTAGACTTAGTATCCAGGGGAGAGGAACCACCAAATATTATAAGGAGATCGTGGAAATTATTACTAAAATACGCACCTGGATTTTACGTGAATAAGGTGAGCTGA